The following coding sequences lie in one Anguilla rostrata isolate EN2019 chromosome 8, ASM1855537v3, whole genome shotgun sequence genomic window:
- the mocos gene encoding molybdenum cofactor sulfurase encodes MDNFAMDFNQFCTFDTFRRLWEHYGYGRRSNLQDLRKKEFARIKGMTYLDHAGTTLYPECLIKGFFQDMASNVYGNPHSHNSSSRLTHDTVERVRYRILQHFNTSPEEYTVVFTSGCTAALKLVAESFPWKAASTEEPGSQFCYLTDNHTSVVGIRAVASSFGAEVISILPEEVETRVKVMSQTGGKGYQVPHLFSYPAQSNFSGNKYPLWYVKGIQARKLYPSCDREGTWFVLLDAASFVSCSFLDLQEHPADFVPISFYKMFGFPTGLGALLVRNDAASILKKSYFGGGTAAAYLPEEDYFVARPTTSSRFEDGTVSFLDIISLHHGFETLQRLTGSMDRIQQHTFGLARYTYILLTSLHHSNGKPLARIYCDTDFEDPSMQGAILNFNLLDSQGNFVGYSQVEKLASLFNIHLRTGCFCNIGACQFYLGITNEAVKSNLQAGHSCGDNMDLIDGHPTGSVRISFGYMSSFDDCQNFLKFIVKCFVQGPVKFTEENLERLRPAAAPHIQDPLLLLPGVQSENGRKKEEYDLTAARITSSGELGTPAARGMGTPGTLTNIFLYPIKSCAALEVNEWPLGPQGLLYDRVWMVVNMNGVCLSQKQEPRLCLICPQVHLDTKNLSVNASGINPIFVPLEGSSEQYQAEPVHQSKVCGDRVQTVDCGDRVAAWLSEFLGKPCRLIRQSPNFTRDRRRDHKTGGSAVSLSLVNEAQYLMINRASIDLLQELIIGRNGSGSYQHFDVQQLIHRFRANLVIWGEEPFEEDEWTSLKIGSTLFKVAGQCGRCQMIGIDQSTAARSQEPLQSLATCRNGKATFGMYLIHQESSSSVLTVGSPVIPETLPAHQKTNCTP; translated from the exons ATGGATAATTTCGCAATGGATTTTAACCAGTTTTGCACTTTTGATACTTTCAGAAGGCTATGGGAACATTATGGATACGGTCGTAGGTCTAATCTTCaagatttaagaaaaaaagagttcGCCAGGATTAAAG gaatGACTTACTTGGATCATGCTGGAACAACATTGTATCCAGAGTGTCTTATTAAAGGATTCTTCCAAGATATGGCTAGTAATGTCTATG GCAACCCACACAGCCATAACTCCAGCAGCAGGCTAACCCATGACACAGTTGAACGTGTCCGCTACAG AATATTACAGCACTTCAACACCAGCCCAGAAGAATATACAGTGGTTTTCACTTCTGGCTGCACTGCTGCACTCAAACTTGTGGCTGAGAGCTTTCCCTGGAAGGCAGCCTCCACTGAGGAGCCGGGAAGTCAGTTCTGTTACCTGACTGATAACCACACTTCAGTAGTGGGAATCAGGGCAGTAGCATCCTCATTTGGAGCTGAAGTTATTTCCATTTTACCAGAAGAGGTGGAAACCAGAGTAAAAGTAATGTCCCAGACAGGTGGCAAAGGATACCAAGTGCCACACCTATTCAGCTACCCTGCTCAAAGCAATTTCTCTGGAAATAAATACCCTCTATGGTATGTGAAGGGTATCCAGGCCAGGAAGCTGTACCCCTCTTGCGACAGAGAAGGAACATGGTTTGTTTTACTGGATGCTGCCTCTTTTGTAAGCTGCTCATTTTTGGACCTCCAAGAACACCCAGCTGATTTCGTACCCATCTCTTTCTACAAGATGTTTGGCTTCCCCACAGGACTGGGAGCTCTTCTTGTCAGAAATGATGCAGCATCCATCCTTAAGAAATCATATTTTGGAGGAGGGACTGCAGCAGCTTATTTGCCAGAAGAGGACTATTTTGTAGCAAGGCCAACCACCTCCAGCAG ATTTGAAGATGGCACTGTATCTTTTTTGGATATAATTTCCCTACATCATGGTTTTGAGACACTGCAGAGGCTCACTG GTAGCATGGACAGAATCCAGCAGCATACCTTTGGTCTTGCACGCTACACATACATCTTATTAACCAGCCTTCACCATAGCAACGGAAAACCACTGGCTCGGATCTACTGTGACACAGATTTTGAAGACCCCAGCATGCAGGGTGCCATCCTTAACTTCAACCTACTGGACAGCCAAGGAAACTTTGTGGGGTACTCTCAG gtgGAGAAACTGGCAAGTCTTTTCAATATCCATCTGCGCACTGGTTGTTTCTGCAACATAGGTGCCTGCCAGTTTTACCTGGGCATCACCAATGAAGCAGTGAAGAGTAATCTACAG GCAGGTCACTCATGTGGCGACAACATGGACCTTATTGATGGGCATCCAACAGGATCAGTGCGCATATCCTTTGGTTATATGTCCAGCTTCGATGACTGTCAGAACTTTCTCAAGTTTATAGTGAAGTGCTTTGTCCAGGGGCCGGTAAAATTCACAGAGGAAAACCTAGAGAGACTGagacctgcagcagctccacaCATCCAGGACCCCCTGCTGCTATTACCAGGTGTCCAGTCTGAAAATGGAAGGAAGAAGGAGGAGTATGATTTGACGGCTGCAAGGATAACCTCATCTGGAGAACTTGGTACCCCAGCAGCTAGAGGCATGGGAACCCCTGGAACACTAACCAACATCTTCCTGTATCCAATTAAATCTTGTGCTGCCCTGGAG gtgAACGAATGGCCCTTGGGACCACAGGGTCTGTTGTATGATAGGGTATGGATGGTAGTGAACATGAACGGAGTTTGTCTAAGCCAGAAACAAGAGCCACGCTTGTGCCTGATTTGTCCACAGGTCCATTTGGACACAAAAAACCTGAGTGTGAATGCATCAG GAATTAATCCTATATTTGTTCctctggagggcagcagtgagcAATATCAGGCAGAGCCTGTGCATCAGAGCAAGGTGTGTGGGGACAG GGTTCAAACAGTGGACTGTGGTGACAGAGTAGCTGCTTGGCTGTCAGAGTTCCTGGGGAAACCATGCCGCCTCATCAGACAAAGTCCTAATTTCACCAGAGACAGGAGGCGAGACCACAAGACAG gAGGGTCAGCAGTTTCCTTGTCTCTGGTGAATGAAGCCCAATACTTGATGATCAACAGGGCTAGTATAGATCTCCTACAGGAGCTTATCATCGGCAG AAACGGTTCTGGCAGCTACCAGCACTTTGATGTCCAGCAGCTGATTCACCGTTTCCGTGCAAACCTGGTCATCTGGGGAGAGGAGCCCTTTGAAGAGGATGAATGGACCAGCTTGAAGATTGGCAGTACCCTTTTCAAG GTGGCTGGACAATGTGGCCGGTGTCAGATGATTGGAATTGATCAGTCCACAGCAGCCAGGAGTCAAGAGCCTCTGCAATCACTTGCCACCTGCCGCAATGGAAAG